A part of Sander vitreus isolate 19-12246 chromosome 8, sanVit1, whole genome shotgun sequence genomic DNA contains:
- the hsbp1b gene encoding heat shock factor-binding protein 1b, which yields MAETDPKSVQDLTNVVQTLLQQMQDKFQTMSDQIIGRIDEMSTRIDDLEKNIADLMTQAGVEEIEAAPEKAKEGQGS from the exons ATGGCGGAGACGGATCCCAAGTCGGTGCAGGACCTTACCAATGTG GTCCAGACACTGCTGCAACAGATGCAGGACAAGTTCCAGACCATGTCGGACCAGATCATCGGGAGGA TTGATGAGATGAGCACGCGCATCGATGACTTGGAGAAAAACATCGCCGACCTGATGACCCAGGCTGGTGTTGAAGAGATTGAGGCAGCACCTGAAAAGGCTAAAGAGGGACAAGGCTCTTAA